A single region of the Drosophila miranda strain MSH22 chromosome 2, D.miranda_PacBio2.1, whole genome shotgun sequence genome encodes:
- the LOC108154747 gene encoding DPH4 homolog isoform X2 — protein MMPDFYELLKVSETANFEEIKGSYKQLILQCHPDKLQQHDVADPNRRIVGEEERRSQNLSDFNAINEAWNTLKDPIKRKHYDAELLQAKFQAHNNIYAHITASDMRSIQVEGSEDRGEADGDADADADKETATVWSYAYDCRCGGQYLLDGAGDFDESPGQSGLVASDAIVECSECSLSSP, from the exons ATGATGCCCGACTTCTATGAGCTCCTCAAAGTCTCAGAGACGGCCAATTTTGAAGAGATCAAAGGCAGCTACAAACAATTGATACTACAATGTCATCCCGACAAATTACAGCAGCATGATGTGGCTGACCCAAATCGGAGAATTGTGGGAGAAGAGGAGCGCAGATCTCAGAATCTGAGCGACTTCAACGCCATAAATGAGGCCTGGAACACGCTTAAAGACCCCATCAAGCGTAAACACTACGATGCCGAATTGCTCCAGGCCAAGTTTCAAGCGCACAACAACATTTATGCCCACATAACTGCCAGCGACATGCGGAGCATCCAAGTCGAAGGCTCGGAAGATAGGGGCGAGGCTGACGGtgacgcagacgcagacgcgGACAAAGAGACGGCGACAGTGTGGAGCTATGCGTACGATTGCCGTTGTGGCGGCCAATATCTGCTCGACGGAGCCGGAGACTTCGATGAGTCACCCGGACAAAGCGGTCTGGTCGCAAGTGACGCTATTGTGGAGTGCAGCGAGTGTTCTTTG TCGTCGCCGTGA
- the LOC108154747 gene encoding DPH4 homolog isoform X1 has protein sequence MYKMMPDFYELLKVSETANFEEIKGSYKQLILQCHPDKLQQHDVADPNRRIVGEEERRSQNLSDFNAINEAWNTLKDPIKRKHYDAELLQAKFQAHNNIYAHITASDMRSIQVEGSEDRGEADGDADADADKETATVWSYAYDCRCGGQYLLDGAGDFDESPGQSGLVASDAIVECSECSLSSP, from the exons ATGTATAAG ATGATGCCCGACTTCTATGAGCTCCTCAAAGTCTCAGAGACGGCCAATTTTGAAGAGATCAAAGGCAGCTACAAACAATTGATACTACAATGTCATCCCGACAAATTACAGCAGCATGATGTGGCTGACCCAAATCGGAGAATTGTGGGAGAAGAGGAGCGCAGATCTCAGAATCTGAGCGACTTCAACGCCATAAATGAGGCCTGGAACACGCTTAAAGACCCCATCAAGCGTAAACACTACGATGCCGAATTGCTCCAGGCCAAGTTTCAAGCGCACAACAACATTTATGCCCACATAACTGCCAGCGACATGCGGAGCATCCAAGTCGAAGGCTCGGAAGATAGGGGCGAGGCTGACGGtgacgcagacgcagacgcgGACAAAGAGACGGCGACAGTGTGGAGCTATGCGTACGATTGCCGTTGTGGCGGCCAATATCTGCTCGACGGAGCCGGAGACTTCGATGAGTCACCCGGACAAAGCGGTCTGGTCGCAAGTGACGCTATTGTGGAGTGCAGCGAGTGTTCTTTG TCGTCGCCGTGA
- the LOC108154748 gene encoding CDC42 small effector protein homolog: MASTGEIWLQWFSCCFQQQRSPSRRPHQRLRIDRSMIGNPTNFVHTGHIGSADVELSANRLNAISTQMQGKGGYEATSKHSLHAC; this comes from the exons ATGGCTAGTACCGGGGAGATTTGGCTGCAGTGGTTCTCGTGCTGTTTTCAGCAGCAGCGATCGCCCTCCCGCCGCCCGCACCAACGCCTGCGCATCGACCGATCCATGATTGGGAATCCAACAAACTTTGTCCACACCGGGCACATTGGCTCCGCGGACGTGGAGCTCTCGGCCAACCGCCTCAACGCGATCTCAACCCAAATGCAAGGCAAGGGCGGCTACGAGGCGACATCGAAACACTCGCTTCAT GCTTGCTGA